The following coding sequences are from one Danaus plexippus chromosome 13 unlocalized genomic scaffold, MEX_DaPlex mxdp_15, whole genome shotgun sequence window:
- the LOC116770142 gene encoding ADP-ribosylation factor 1 translates to MGNMFANLFKGLFGKKEMRILMVGLDAAGKTTILYKLKLGEIVTTIPTIGFNVETVEYKNISFTVWDVGGQDKIRPLWRHYFQNTQGLIFVVDSNDRERIGEAREELMRMLSEDELRDAVLLIFANKQDLPNAMNAAEITDKLSLHSLRNRNWYIQATCATSGDGLYEGLDWLSNQLKNANR, encoded by the exons ATGGGGAATATGtttgcaaatttatttaaaggccTATTTGGCAAAAAGGAAATGAGAATATTGATGGTTGGTCTTGATGCAGCTGGTAAAACCACAATCTTATACAAACTTAAATTAGGTGAAATTGTTACGACGATTCCCACTATTG GATTTAATGTGGAGACtgtagaatataaaaacatcagTTTCACCGTGTGGGATGTGGGCGGTCAGGACAAAATTAGACCTTTATGGAGGCATTACTTCCAGAACACACAg GGTCTTATCTTCGTAGTGGACAGTAATGATCGGGAGCGTATTGGCGAGGCTCGCGAAGAGCTCATGCGAATGTTGAGCGAGGATGAGCTGCGAGATGCCGTGCTACTCATCTTTGCAAACAAACAG gATCTGCCGAACGCAATGAATGCTGCCGAGATAACAGACAAGTTGAGTCTTCATTCACTGCGCAACCGCAATTGGTACATCCAAGCCACTTGCGCCACTTCCGGGGACGGTCTCTACGAAGGTCTAGACTGGCTTTCCAACCAGTTAAAGAACGCTAACCGCTAG
- the LOC116769993 gene encoding tRNA (cytosine(72)-C(5))-methyltransferase NSUN6: MYICNNNMDSPQLQAWLAEAPKYTIFRVNKLMQFNDTKIKSVLEQQRRELNCQSTPAYYLIKPDCLIVEQWPENVVIKKGNIEVVVDSMCAAAVLRGAHVYAPGVLGLPTNCSLNERVDIYGDLDGHCKRGLKVEYKGRKIYVGTGYIRMLRYQLFDDGVQPNGIAIETLLPASRLPVINESMYPKGHLVLQNLPSIITGWVVNAQPNEHILDMCASPGNKTTHLAEMSNNQAHITAIDKTDKKVIKIRQSCETQGVTCVHTFAFDSTKCHSDEANNEKGPPYKSNTFDKVLLDAPCSGLGQRPLLNNKMTAKMLQSYKFVQRKLFDSAVKVLKVGGKLVYSTCTVTVEENEGMVSWVLDKYPCMELIPAAPLHGGPGQPNVGLNDQQRVMVQRFGPDNDPLRPVEDLYRNTIGFFIAAFTKNNEHCT, encoded by the exons atgtatatatgcaataataatatggaTTCACCTCAATTACAAGCATGGCTCGCAGAGGCGCCaaaatacacaatatttagagtgaataaattaatgcaATTTAACGATACAAAGATTAAAAGTGTATTAGAACag CAAAGGAGAGAATTAAACTGCCAGTCTACTCCTgcgtattatttaataaaaccggACTGTCTCATTGTGGAACAATGGCCGGAGAATgtggttataaaaaaaggaaatatcgAGGTAGTAGTGGATTCAATGTGTGCAGCCGCAGTTTTAAGAGGCGCTCATGTGTATGCTCCTGGGGTGCTTGGTTTACCTACCA ATTGCAGTCTCAATGAAAGAGTTGATATATATGGTGACTTAGATGGCCACTGTAAGAGAGGCTTAAAAGTCGAGTATAaaggaagaaaaatatatgttggtACCGGCTACATTAGAATGTTGCGTTATCAGTTATTTGACGATGGAGTCCAACCGAA tGGTATAGCAATAGAAACCTTGCTCCCGGCATCAAGACTTCCTGTGATAAATGAATCTATGTATCCTAAAGGACATTTAGTATTACAAAACCTGCCATCTATCATAACAGGATGGGTGGTCAATGCACAGCCCAATGAACATATATTAGACATGTGTGCCTCACcaggaaataaaacaactcATTTAGCGGAAATGTCCAATAACCAA GCTCACATCACAGCAATTGataaaactgataaaaaagttattaaaatccgTCAATCTTGCGAAACTCAGGGTGTCACCTGTGTTCATACATTTGCGTTTGATTCAACTAAATGTCATTCTGATGAAGCAAACAATGAAAAAGGGCCCCCATACAAATCAAACACTTTTGATAAAGTGCTATTGGATGCTCCTTGCAGTGGTTTGGGTCAACGGCCTCTCTTGAACAATAAAATGACTGCCAAAATGCTTCAATCCTATAAGTTTGTGCAAAGAAAGCTTTTTGATTCT gctgtgaaagttttaaaagtcGGGGGTAAGCTTGTATACAGTACATGTACAGTTACTGTAGAGGAAAATGAAGGAATGGTGAGCTGGGTATTGGATAAATATCCCTGTATGGAACTCATTCCCGCTGCACCACTACATGGTGGGCCGGGACAACCGAATGTAGGTCTGAACGATCAACAAAG AGTGATGGTACAGCGATTCGGTCCAGATAACGATCCACTCAGACCGGTGGAAGATTTGTACAGGAATACTATAGGTTTCTTTATAGCAGCcttcacaaaaaataatgagcACTGCACatga
- the LOC116769992 gene encoding cytochrome P450 9e2-like produces MDTNSTFNSLLLNISENWRSLLIFSLIFFIYYHFTETFDYFEKRNIKFRKPVIFFGNSFRRLMGTISYPNFQLENYNYFKGERVGGIFEGRRPVLYIIDPDLIKSVLIGDSDHFIDRNSLRSREPRFLSRSLINLKGAEWKAVRSLLTPTFSSSRLKHMQHLIQHCSNQLVKYLEHYDKKEVELKDLMGHLTLEVTGTCVFGISTDALNDENAEFVKTAENFNYMSLKKRFGLLFVLFFMPSLLKYLNISLLNYEANKKLVDILINTKSKRILSNTRRNDFLQLLVDASLKEESELSHPGAKRYLDEDTVNAQALLFLQAGYETSSTLLSFAIHSLAVHQDIQEKLRAHIQDVTKGEELCYDHLTQLDYLEGVIYETLRLYPSLSRLDRECTKPYIIPGTSIKVNKGDMVSVPVYGVHMDSDIYPDAESFIPERFNSDAGKKKSHLFLSFGAGPRNCIGLRFALNVAKTTLVSLIRNYKFSTCDKTENPVTFNKRSMLLKAEKGLWVRVDKI; encoded by the exons atggaTACCAATAGCACTTTTAActcattattgttaaatatttctgaaaattGGAGAAGTcttctaatattttctttaatattcttcatttattatcattttaccgaaacatttgattattttgagaaacgaaatataaagtttCGGAAAcccgttatattttttggaaataGCTTTAGACGATTAATGGGTACAATTTCATACCCAAACTTTCAATtagaaaattacaattattttaagggTGAAAGAGTCGGTG GTATATTCGAAGGCCGAAGACCAGTGTTATATATCATAGATcctgatttaataaaatcagtcCTCATTGGAGACTCCGATCATTTTATTGACAGAAATTCGTTAAGAAGTAGAGAACCGAGATTTTTGAGCCGATctctcataaatttaaaa GGCGCAGAATGGAAAGCTGTCCGGAGTTTGTTGACTCCGACTTTCAGTTCGTCGAGACTAAAACATATGCAACATCTTATACAACATTGCTCGAATCAATTGGTGAAATACCTGGAACATTACG ATAAGAAGGAAGTGGAATTAAAAGATTTGATGGGACATTTGACTTTGGAGGTGACTGGGACTTGTGTTTTCGGAATAAGTACAGATGCTTTGAATGACGAAAACGCTGAGTTTGTTAAA acgGCTGAGAATTTCAATTACATGTCACTGAAGAAACGCTTCGGTCTCTTGTTCGTTTTATTCTTTATGCCAtctctattgaaatatttgaacatCTCGCTACTTAATTACGAAGCTAACAAGAAGTTGGTGGACATATTGATAAATACGAAATCCAAGAGGATTCTGTCTAACACAAG ACGTAATGATTTCCTGCAACTACTCGTCGATGCTTCTTTGAAGGAAGAAAGTGAACTGTCACATCCGGGTGCTAAAAGAT ATTTAGACGAGGATACCGTGAACGCTCAGGCGCTGTTATTCCTTCAAGCTGGTTATGAGACCAGCAGTACGTTGCTATCGTTCGCGATACATTCATTGGCTGTACACCAGGACATACAGGAGAAGCTGCGGGCTCATATACAGGATGTTACCAAGGGGGAGGAGTTATGCTACGATCATTTGACACAGTTGGATTATTTGGAGGGAGTTATATATG AGACGCTGAGACTATATCCGTCGCTCAGCAGGTTAGACAGGGAATGCACGAAACCTTACATAATACCGGGGACGTCTATCAAAGTGAACAAGGGCGATATGGTGTCTGTGCCGGTGTACGGAGTGCACATGGACTCCGACATTTATCCGGACGCGGAGAGTTTCATACCGGAGAGGTTCAACAGCGACGCCGGTAAGAAGAAATCTCACCTGTTCCTATCGTTCGGCGCCGGACCTAGGAATTGTATCG GTTTGCGTTTCGCACTAAATGTAGCGAAGACAACGCTAGTCAGTTTGATAAGGAACTACAAATTCTCGACCTGTGATAAAACCGAGAATCCAGTGACGTTTAACAAAAGATCAATGCTGCTAAAGGCAGAGAAGGGTCTGTGGGTCAGAGTGGATAAGATATAA
- the LOC116770324 gene encoding tRNA (cytidine(32)/guanosine(34)-2'-O)-methyltransferase-like produces the protein MGKTSKDKRDIYYRLAKEEGWRARSAFKLLQINEEHNIFNGVLRAVDLCAAPGSWSQVLTKKLRQNAENDDDVKIVAVDLQAMAALPGVKQIQGDITKISTANEIIKEFEGLKADLVVCDGAPDVTGLHDIDEYVQSQLLLAALNITTHVLKNGGVFVAKIFRGKDVTLVYSQLKLFFEFVTVSKPRSSRNSSIEAFVICQNYSPPPGYVPTMINPLLDHKYCDFNQLTGPNRFIVPFIACGDLSAYDSDTSYPLLLEGQSSYEYKEPVQGPIDPPYKDVLEKTKSMQINNS, from the coding sequence atggGAAAAACGTCTAAAGATAAgagagatatttattataggttGGCCAAAGAAGAAGGTTGGAGAGCTCGAAGCGCTTTCAAATTGCTTCAGATAAATGAAGAACATAACATATTCAATGGGGTGCTACGAGCCGTAGATCTTTGTGCTGCCCCTGGTAGCTGGAGTCaggttttaacaaaaaaattgcgaCAAAATGCCGAAAACGATGATGATGTCAAGATCGTAGCAGTTGATCTCCAAGCTATGGCTGCATTACCGGGTGTAAAACAAATCCAAGgtgatattacaaaaatatcaacggccaatgaaattattaaagaatttgaAGGATTGAAGGCAGATTTAGTAGTTTGTGATGGGGCTCCAGATGTTACTGGCCTACATGATATAGATGAATATGTTCAATCACAACTGCTACTGGCGGCTTTAAACATAACAACCCACGTATTGAAAAATGGTGGTGTTTTTGTGGCGAAGATATTCAGAGGAAAAGATGTCACTTTAGTTTATTCACaattgaagttattttttgaatttgtgACTGTATCAAAACCCAGAAGTTCAAGAAATTCCAGCATTGAAGCCTTTGTtatatgtcaaaattataGCCCGCCTCCTGGATATGTTCCAACTATGATCAATCCTCTTCTGGATCACAAATACTGTGACTTCAATCAACTCACAGGACCAAATAGATTCATTGTACCATTCATTGCATGTGGTGATCTAAGTGCTTATGATTCCGATACATCATATCCACTATTACTGGAAGGCCAATCATCTTACGAGTATAAAGAACCAGTACAAGGACCCATAGATCCACCATACAAGGATGTATTAGAAAAAACAAAGTCTatgcaaattaataattcttaa